Sequence from the Rhinatrema bivittatum chromosome 6, aRhiBiv1.1, whole genome shotgun sequence genome:
AAGCTGCTACCTGAACTTTAAGCAAATTAACCATGTGGCCCTTTGTTTAGCCCATTCTGAAGAAACTATAGGATTACTACTATATCGGCTTTGCAGGGTTGCACTTTCCTCTGCTTGTATCACCTTTCGAAGATTCTCCAAATTCTAATGTTTATGTAAATGAGGTTGAAATCTTCCTTGCTATCAATAGGGTTGAGACTACAGGTCCTGGGAAGCCTTTAAGTAGTCTCTTCCTCTCAAAAAACATGCCATAAGACAGAATGGTGTTGGATCCTTCATCAGTACTGGCCCTTTTTTCAACAGCACTTTTGTCTGGGTGAAGTGTAATGATTCCCCTACGTTGAGCCTAAACAAGTTGCATACCATAGGCATCTTACCCAAAGTGGGGATACCAGGTCAACAATCCCAACAATGGTCCCCTATACTTCCCAAAATCCTTCTGACCAGCAGCTTGATGTGAGCTAGTGCATCTATTCCTTTCGCTGCTACTTTCCTTCGACTGAAGAAATTCTTCACCTTGGCATTCTTGTGTGTCATCATTAGGTCCCACTGAGGGTGTCCCTGTCTAGCTAATTATCTGGAAGAAGGCCTCTTTGGCTAGCTCTAATTCTCCTGGGTCTAAGGTTTGTCTGTCTGAATGTTGTCTGTTCCTAGTATATGGCCCACTGAGATCTCAAACAGGTGAGGTTCTTCTCATTTCATTAGCTGCTCTATTTCTTTTGCTACGCAATGGCTCCTTGTTCCACTCAGCTTGTTCATATAAGCTAataaaaaactgtttaaatatgATGTAATCTTAATATTAGTTTCAAAATACCATCATATGAGAACAAAATTTTTTGCCGTTGCCATTGTAGTCTTACAgttaatgagacctcatatactGTGGCGGGCTTTAAATGCAATAGCCCCGTAAAGCCACTAAATGGGTTCTTTCAagtcttttctattttattatagCATTGGCATagcgcggcccctgaagaaggctcacagaaacacgagccgtgtcgggccaacgccaGCGTGATATCCCAGCTGCAAACCTCGCTACGATAAGTGCAAACTTTCACTGCCTGTAAACTGACACAAGTTGTCGTTACAAAAACAACCTTccgagagaccaatgattataatataGAGATGGTGTAACAGTCATTAAATCACCGCATATCTCCCATAGTGGCTTTACGGGGCTATTGCATTAAAGCCCGCCACagtatatgaggtctcattaacTGTAAGACTACAATGGCAACGGCAAAAAATTTTGTTCTCATATGATGGTATTCTGTTCATATAAGCTAACATGGTAACATTGTCTGATAGAATACAGActgctttccccctcccctttgatAGGAAACTTTTCAGTACCAATTTGATTGCTCAAGTTTCTTTTCTGTTTAGGGCATACATTGCTTCCTCCTGGGCCCACATATTTTATGCAAATTAACTGCAGTGCACATCCTAGCCTGTTTTGCTCACATCCATGGTTACTATGGTCCAATGTGGAGGTTCTAAGTTTGTCTTAGTTAATCACCATTGCAGGCTCCTCTTAACATACTATGTAATAGGTAGGGGTTTCTCAAAATCTGGACAGCAAGCTCCTCTGGAAGGAGCACTTATGGAGCCTGGCCATAGGACCACTTTATTTGCTGCCATTAAGCCCAGCACTTACAGATCTTTCCAAGCTTGAGGAGCAATCAGGGACAATAGCTCTTGGTTGCCTCTGAAGTTTGCCGAGTCGCTCTCATTATGACCACATGCCTTTTCTTTGTATCAAACAGGACCCTGAGCTATACTGGCAGTTGTGAAGACTGCAGGTGGTTCTTATCTTGGTTCACTACCCAGCCTATATTCTCATTACCTACTAGACCCTTTCTGTTGCATGTGCATTCTGCTTGCAGGAACCGACGCTAATCAGCCAATCTACATCTGGATGGATTCTAATCCCTTCTATGCAAAGGAaggctgccactactaccatacCCTTCATAAAAAGTCCCAAGTGCTGTCGCTAAACCAAAGGGCGAGGCCTTTAATTGGTAACATTTCCCATTACTACAAAGTGCAAGAATGGTTGGCATTATGCTCTGATGGGAATGTGTAAGTATGCTTTGGACAAATCCAGAGAAGAGAGTAATTCTTTTCTTACTGCTGCCACCACTGTTCTCAATGTCTCCAATACGCTCAGGGATCTATTTACCCCCTTTAAAGTCCAGTACAGGATGAAAAagttccctcctttttgggaccctcaaaatatataaaatattacctctttcttttctgtttctggGACTTGTATTACTGCATCTAAGTGGAGTAGTCTGTCTGTGGTGTCCTGAATGGCTTTTTTTTGTCTGCCTTAGATGGAGTTATAACAAAGGCAACTTTTAGTGGGGCTTTTGGCTCCAACATGTACCTTTTCCTCATCACTTCCGATTCCCACCGGTCCTTTGTGATGTGGGCCCATGCCTCATATCTTTATAGTCTTCTGCTTACCGCTGGGAGTAAGGAACAGTCTATTACAGTCATTGGGAGTCTTTAGGAACTAATGGTTTTCTTGCACCACCTTTGCAACTACTGCTCTAAAAGAACTATACTTTGATTGGAGTCCTACACTTCTGGCTAGTTCTGACATCTAGTTGGCAAATTGTCTTCTACCCCTGCTCACATTTCTGGCTGTATCGTCTGGGGCTTACATttccagatcctctccaaaaCAGCAGCTTACCCTTGACTGGTAACTTACAGAGGATGGGCTTGGAAGCTGAATCTGTCACCCAGCTGGCCAGAACAACACTTGCTCCCAATTTGGATGAGTGATTAAATAGTATAGGGTATCTGTTACAAAGGCTGCCCTCACTTTCCTTGAGTGTGTTCCACCTACGGCTGTAATGGATTTTGCTGGATCCACAACAGCAGCTCTGGTCACATAAGCACAGATCTTACAGACTCAGACTAGCTCAGTCGAAAGATTTTCAATATGGACTTTACGTTCCTGACACATGAATTTGTTTAATGTTGAACCGCCTTCAAATGGCATTGTGTGCCTTAGTACTGCTGCATCCTTCTTCAGCAGCTGAAAGAGGTGccctctctgctcctgctgtACAGGGTACAGATTTTCCATACTCCTACTTCTGAGACATCCCATTCTAATCTAATCATCATCTCCAAAAGGGCTGAGCATATGGGGAATGTTTGGAAGGCCTTTTTCTGCCTACTAAAATTGGGTCCCCTTTTAGCTTCTCTTCCCTCAGCCTTAGCACCGATGACACCGTACAAATCAGGCTACCTAGCTCTTCTTTCCTAAAACATCTTCTGGTTGGGAATATAACTTCCCTCCCAAGTCCTCACGGAAGGGCCCTTTATCTCTCACCAAAAAACCCACGTCCCCATCCTCTAGCCCAGCTGGAGTGTCAGCCTCTTTTCTGGCAATTTTGGTTCTGCCCAGGTTAGCTTGAGCCTTTTAGCTGCCCTTACTTTTTGGACCTGAGTTTCACAATATGTTTGATGCATAATTTTCACATTCTTTTGAGAAGCCTGTATCCACCATTGTCCTAGGCCTTTGGGAGTTCCTTCCTCCTAAACTGCATCTGGTCCAACACAATGCAGTGCCTGGACCTGCCTTGTTTTGACTCCAGCAATGCTAGGAACAAATTGGCTGACCCTCCTCTCGGCTCCTGCTGTGCCATATGGTCTGTTCCCATCTCACTTCAGCTTTATCCCCCTTCTTACAAAACAAGCCTGTTAtcgaacttaagaaattgccatgctgggtcagaccaagggtccatcaagcccagcatcctgtttccaacagaggccaaaaccaggccacaagaacctggcaattatccaaacaccaagaagatcccatgcttctgatgcaattaatagcagtggctattccctaagtaaacttgattaatagctgtgtGCTTGGCACCCCAGTGCATACACTTGTGTCCCCTATTTATATGCTGCTGCCAGCGGGTCATGGTGGTTTGAAGCTGCCAAACAGAGGAAGTCAGGCTTGCACTTGCCAGCTTTGCAGAGAAGGAAGGGCAGAGTCTATAGGCAGGGCTTGGTGCTGCCTTTTTCTTTCCTGCTCCCCATAAAAGGTGAAGCATTCAACTTGTAACCAGTATGGAACATTCAGGAGCACTGCAGCTCTTGAGCAGGCTAAGGGAGGACTACCAATGCCTTTCCTGTTAGGACAAAGAACTGGCCCTCTGACTACTCCTCCCATTGGCCAGATGGGGCTGGCTTGGAGCAGTCTATTTTTTGCACTACAGGTTTCTCCATTTTTATAATTTActcatgttttgatttgcttatttaatttttatagttTATCTTTATTCtcccttaagaacatgccatacagggtcagaccaagggtccatcaagcccagcatcctgtttccaacagtggccaatccaggccatcaaaacctgacaagtaccaaaaaactaagtctattccatgttaccattgctagtaatagcagtggctattttctaagtcaacttaattaatagcaggtaatggacttctcctccaagaacttatccaatccttttttacacacagctatactaactgcactaaccacatcttctggcaacaaattccagagtttaattgtgcattgagtaaaaaagaactctccccgattagttttaaatgtgccacatgctaacatcatggagtgccccctagtccttctattatccgaaagagtaaataaccaattcacatctaccctttctagacttctcatgattttaaacacctctatcatatcccccctcagttctctcttcaagctgaacagccctaacttctttcctcataggggagctgttccattccccttattttggtcgctcttctctgtaccttctccatcacaattaaactctggaatttgttgccagaggatgtggttagtgcagttagtatagctgtgtttaaaaaaggattggataagttcttggaagagaagtccattacctgctattaagttcacttagagaatagccactgccattagcaatggttacatggaatagacttagtttttgggtacttgccaggttcttatggcctggattggccactgttggaaacaggatgctgggcttgatggacccttggtctgacccagtatggcatgttcttatatcttgttttgagatgcggcgaccagaattgtacacagtattcaaggtgcggtctcaccatggagctatatcTCTGGTCTCTttgcctgttcccttccccctttcttttGGCCCAGTGGGCAACACCTATGAGCTCTGCCCCTGGATAGGGACCCAGCTCAGGCTGAGGCCTGTGTTGGGTCTGCCTGCATTGTGGAACACTGCTATGGCTGTGCCCAGCTCCAGTTCTGTAGCCCAGTAAAGCACCTGCCACAGCAGAAACAGCTCTTCTCCACAGCCTACCAAAAGATACATGGGTAAGCCATGACAGGCTTACAATGCCATTACTACTTTCTGGTAGCTCCCTTCTGgctgagcttgcagtgcctccacAAAAATGAAATTAGACAGCAGAACCATTTTTAAGTCCCTAATTAGTCAGCCAGTATGCCCCTCTTcaggatttttaaaagccaccttcCCTGAAGTTTGCTCTCCCTGACTTGttttacattaaacaaaaaaaaggtacTAGTGTGCATAGTTTGAAGCACTGCTAATCAGCATAAGCATATTTATAAAGCTAGTCCCCTGTAACAAAAAGGAGATAGTACTTGGAAAGCTGCAAGGATTAAAACTGGTTGTTGTGCTAGGAGCAATGCAAAAGTCATACACAATACAAAAATCTTACACATCTATGGACTGTTAAATATATACAATGACAGGTATTAGAAAGGATCTGGACATTAGCTAAATACTCAAGACTTCTCAGTACTTCTACATGAGTAGTATGAGCAAAAGCGCCACACTTCAGCAGCAGAATAGATTTTAAATATTAGTAGGTTAAAGATAGATATCAAGACAGCATACAACCCTTTTGTGTTATAGCCTTTACAAATATGTAATGTTACTTTTCAAAATTAACCTACTTTGTAAgcatttaacaaaaaaaagtgtgaagtTGTTTACTTATGCTTATGGCAGACAATATTTAAAGTGGGATATGAGTAAAGCGTTTGATACAATTCATATCAACACACAGTACAACAAAGTTTTGTTACCATTTTTAATTAAACAACTTTGGAAATGTACATTTCCACAACAATTTTTGGGATCCACAGTAAAATATGTAGAATTACATTTGTTTTAGAATGCCTATGTTTGAGCAGCACATTTTCACATGGCAAATAAGATCAAGAAAGCAACCATCAAACAAAACAGACCCATAGCTTCAGATAAGGCAAATCCCAGGATAGCATATGAGAACAACTGCTGCTTCAGCGATGGGTttctagaaagaaagaaaaaaaaaaaaagttgagtacATGTGGGTAACATTTCTACAAATAGGAAACAGTAAAATACAAACTTACAGTAACTGAGGAGATGGGAAGAAGGAAGAGTTCTATGGTACATTGGAATTCAAAGAAACCCCAAACACTCAAGTGGCAACTACAATTCACAGAATGTAtaggtttttttatattctgcttttcaacacttcaaagtggattatattcaggtactgtaggtatttccctatccctggagggcttacaatctaagtgtctcattttctaagcatttttccccatagacatggaatgggagaaagggcctgctttactaaggcctaagtttgtaccagaATGCTACTGTTTGACCAAAGCTGACGGCACAAGTTATAAGCAGTACTCCTATTCCAAATACTCTACAGTGTTCAATTCAAAATCTTTATTCTGAGCTTTTGGCCTCAAAAGCACAGCAAGCTGCCTGACCTCAGTTGCCTACTCACTCTACGTATGCCCTTCAGCTCCCTAATTCTATAAGTGCCAATATCTGAAGAACTTTCTCACAACCAGACAGATAACCTTCTCTGGTTCCATCCCAATCCCTAGGACCACTACCACTCATCACACCTGTCCCAAATTTGCTAGTTTTCAAAAACTATTTAACTTGGCTTTTTAGAGACAGCTTTTGGGGCCACAAACCTAAGCAGGCCCATTTCTCAAGCAATACTCCTAGATCCTTAATACACAGCAGGATATTGAACTTAAAAGAGCTCACTGGAGACATATAACCCAATCAAGCTATCAAAGTAAAACTATATGGTTTCcttattttactttttacactGTAGTACCTCTCCAATGCACTCCCCCTGTCCTATTATGTTTTGGTGCATTTTGACACTGATGATTTCTGTGCATGTTTACTTATTTGTGATAAGAGTGGTTAACACTGATCTGCTGAAGCTTATTTTGTGTACTAATAAAAACAATCAACCTGCTGTATCACACTTGAGCTCACTTGTTGGAAAGCATGAAAAATGAAACTCTGGTACAGTGGAAGCTGAAATCAATTCTCCACAAGAGTAGGTTAACAGACCCAACTATAATGAATACATTTTCTAttcagcataaaataaaatatcagaacCAACATCTATTGTGGTATGTAACTATCCTGGATACATCCAGGGCACTGGAAGAGGCAGTAGGAAGATTATGAAAATcaaaaaattttaaaagcaaatttgTGAAAtgagaaggtggaaaaaaaatcccacacaaaaactttgaaaaataaagATGCAGCAAACTTATAAAGGTCAAAGTAACAAAACAGTTTAACAAGCAGGCTCAGCAAATTTAGGCTAACCATTTTCATATCTTTGTTACATACCAGATTTTCAAATTTCCATTTTACCAAACAGACAATATTGAAATTAACCTTAATTCCATTATATCCACACTTTGACACTATTTTACAATTTTCCCCACCCATCAAGACCATGGTGAACCAAACACCCTGAGTTACAATAGATAGGACATGGCTGTGAAAAGCAGCTTCTCTCTAATAGAAGTTAAGAGGAGGTGGTTTAGAATGCTAGATGAGTTAAGATGGCACAGGATCTTATGGTCACAAAAGTTAAGTTTAGTCAATTTCATTAATTTTGTCTTAGGGCTTTTCCTAATTGTCTTCTTTATGAAGCTACCCTCTGAAAAGAAAGCTTCTgggtttacccccccccccccccattttctttttattgtgccccctattttatctatctatatatttgcCTACCTAAAAAGATGAGATGTAGACCAAGTATCAACAATCCAAAAGAAGTGAATGGTAGCTGTTCTAAACACTAATttgtccatgaaaaaaaaaattcattaaaagTTATTGAACTTAAATTTTAAAGGATCCACAATACAAAAAGTGAGATATCAAGTTGTCAATCGTGCCTAAAGTAAAAAGCTTAcattttactaaacattttttccttTAACAGCTTTGAACGTCTTATTTGCCTTCTTGGTGTGCTCCATTCTGTAGCAATATTTGAAACCAATTCACACAGGACAGTAGCACAGTGGTGATTGAAATCAGCAACCTGCTACCCCAAATTATCATTGTGTATTTAAAAGACAGTGAATACTATAAGACTgctccaataattaaaagctaTTGTACTTTTAATTTAATATTCACCAAGCCTGAAATACAATTTTTGTTTGAGAGAAATTTTGAAGCACAGTATAATCAAATGTCCTGTTCCATTTagataaaacaggagaaaaaccatACCTGGCATAGCCGATGATAAGACTGCCAAAAACTGTTCCAATACCAGCACCAGAACCAGCCACACCAACTGTGGCTGCACCTGCACCAATAAATTTGGCAGCAGTGTCAATGTCCCTGCTGACAGCACTGGTTTGGAATGACCTTAGTGCTACTTGAAGATTGTTCGTAGACCCACCAAGAAATGCTGTGTTACcctagaaaaaaatgttaaaacaaaaaaaaaacctttttttacaATCAGAATAGCTATCTCCAATGACtatgacaaaaaataaataaatcatgcccCATTAATCACAAGTTAGTTTATTCAAATATGTGGGCACCTACTTAATAACCAACCTTTGAgacacgctgaggtagatcttcaaaacatatgcgcgcgcaaacaaaagtacaccagattttataagatatgcgcgtatcttataaaatctggggtcagcgcgctcaaggctgcgcaaaaatcggcagcctgcgcgcaccgagccgcgcagcctgcctccgttccctctgcgtcccccccaccttcccctatctaccccacccccccgccctacctaaatctcccccccccacctttgttgggcaagttacgcctgctgccccagcacaggccgcagtgctgggggactcgggaccactctcctggcccgcccccggacccgcccatcttacgaagccccgggacttacgcgcgtcccggcgGCCCTaagcaaaataggtgcgccagcacgcgagtgccctgcgcgcataaatccgggaggatttacatgcgcaggggttttaaaatctaccccacaatgtttGTTTTACCTGAATTTTAAGTGTAGTTTTATAAAAAATGTTAGGATTATCTAttaaaaaaatctgatttttttttttttaaaccactgaCTAAGTCAGAATCCGTATTTAGACAAATGTCCTTGGACTGACAGATCAAATGGTCATATAGTTTAACTAATGCCCTTGGATGGGCCAACAGATTGTTGTAAGAAATCAAAGTGGAAAGAACAATTCTGTATTAAAGTTTATCAAACTGATCTCTAATGGACAATGCAGTACAAGCAACAACTGTCACATTTAAATATATCCATTTCTGCTAGGAAATAAACTAAGCTCTTAAGTGCTAATCTTGGAAGTTACAAACAAAAGATGTTCAGTTGTTGCATTACAATTACCTCTCCAATCCTGACCTCTGGCGAAGACAACAATGATGCAGAAATTGGTCTGTACAAAGCTCTGGACCCAGCACGGATCTGTTGAAAAAGGTCAAGGAGGGAGGAAGAAATAAGTGCTATTTTTTGCTGCACCAAAACAGATTGATAGATTATTACCGTTCcccattaaaatatatatttttttataataaatCTCTTCTGTGGGCACAAACATGAGCATTATTTTTAAATGGTAGTAATATAAAGTTATGGACCAAAATGCAGACAGGTCTATAAAGACAAAAACAAGCATTCTCTAAATTTTAATAACTTCCTTTTCCAAATAGCATGGTTCTTCTACAGAGAACATAATTCAGCTGACAATCTTCCTGGACAGCATATGGTTTACAAACATCTACTTATTGGttcttaatattaaaaaaataccagGGCCATAAAATTATTAGACATGTATGACCATTACAGATTTAAGTGGCATAATTAGAAATCAAAACTACTTACATTTAAGatataaaggttaaaaaaaaaggtaggtagatAGGTAGCTCGAGAGGTCACAGCAATTGAATGACAGCATAATGGATTATATTTGAGCTTGCATTCTGCTTGATCAAAGGTTAATACTAGAATTTGACTCATATCACCCAAAATAAAATACAGCCATCGTTTTTGTgaaatattatttgaaaaggaagcAGTATGAAAGACAAATACTACAGTATACATCATTCTGGTGTAAAACTTGCTTttgtagaacaaaaaaaaagattttaaattcaaAAAGCATAAACAAATTACATACTAAACAAAGCTCAAATTACAGCAATTACATATTTAATATAAGCACGTCAAGTACAGACCATGTATGCCCTTGGGATAAAAGTCTATTAAGGTCATACCAAgaatgaaggggaaaaaaaaaaaaaaaaaagggtagaacATATCAAATGGAAGTACCAAATTAAATTTTGTGTTTTGCATTTATTATACTGTGTCCCAAGCCCCGCACCATAAGAGGATGAAATTTCTCATTGAATTAATTTGACCTACAAGGATGATCCCACATACTGCCAGTAGGCCCGAGCTAATGATATtaaggaaaggaacaaaaaaaaaaaagcaccagatTTTCCCTCTCATACTATGGTCTCTAAGGTCCACTTACCAGGGAGGGGGTGGAGACGAATTTCGCGCAGGCA
This genomic interval carries:
- the ATP5MC3 gene encoding ATP synthase F(0) complex subunit C3, mitochondrial; translated protein: MYACAKFVSTPSLIRAGSRALYRPISASLLSSPEVRIGEGNTAFLGGSTNNLQVALRSFQTSAVSRDIDTAAKFIGAGAATVGVAGSGAGIGTVFGSLIIGYARNPSLKQQLFSYAILGFALSEAMGLFCLMVAFLILFAM